A genome region from Cytophagia bacterium CHB2 includes the following:
- a CDS encoding BlaI/MecI/CopY family transcriptional regulator, translated as MRLDKILVLIWAVMITRPFSAHAQNSVTPFPPQNARTISSQITADSVALVDSIPSAVLELRGETEEARQLWLRRQALVEQALFNAEHGISDSMLVFRFSKATPFVGLRPEELTQEQPRRDAIDDALRRDQLGVPPLFDLGEALGKGLKYLAGKLGVAGNAPNPWATVPSATEVNVMKVLWKAGQATAAAIYAHVDSLGLTAKDLDLMLENMAARGWLERELISPQNEFTVFGVLTFEMSQKNAKNREYLYTPAVTRRDMLAFLDASAYSRRLRRAPGDDLITTHLRRMIAILASDDIRGNN; from the coding sequence ATGCGACTCGATAAAATTCTTGTGTTGATCTGGGCCGTCATGATCACCCGGCCCTTTTCAGCTCATGCACAAAATTCGGTTACCCCTTTTCCTCCCCAAAATGCGCGCACCATTTCATCTCAAATTACAGCAGATTCAGTGGCGTTAGTGGATTCCATTCCCTCTGCCGTGCTAGAATTGCGGGGGGAAACGGAGGAGGCCAGGCAATTGTGGTTGCGCCGGCAGGCGCTCGTGGAACAGGCGCTTTTCAATGCCGAACACGGGATTTCCGATTCGATGCTGGTTTTCCGCTTTTCAAAAGCGACGCCATTCGTCGGTTTAAGGCCGGAAGAGTTGACGCAGGAGCAGCCCCGCCGCGATGCAATTGATGATGCTCTGCGCCGCGATCAGCTCGGTGTTCCGCCGTTGTTCGATCTTGGCGAAGCGCTGGGCAAAGGCTTGAAGTATTTGGCCGGCAAACTCGGTGTGGCTGGTAATGCGCCGAATCCGTGGGCAACAGTGCCTTCGGCAACGGAAGTGAATGTGATGAAAGTTTTATGGAAGGCGGGACAGGCGACGGCTGCGGCAATTTACGCGCACGTCGACAGTTTGGGCTTGACAGCGAAGGATCTCGATCTCATGCTGGAAAATATGGCGGCGCGCGGCTGGCTCGAACGCGAATTGATCTCGCCGCAGAACGAATTCACCGTCTTCGGTGTGTTGACATTCGAGATGAGCCAAAAGAATGCAAAAAACCGTGAATATCTCTACACGCCGGCGGTAACGAGGCGTGATATGCTCGCTTTTCTGGACGCCTCGGCCTATTCACGCCGCTTGCGCCGAGCGCCCGGCGATGATTTGATTACAACACACCTGCGCAGAATGATTGCGATTCTTGCCTCAGATGATATTCGCGGTAACAATTAA